A single window of Lutzomyia longipalpis isolate SR_M1_2022 chromosome 1, ASM2433408v1 DNA harbors:
- the LOC129796924 gene encoding uncharacterized protein LOC129796924, with translation MSLEIRGAILARIAAVERFVDDITDVDKQLAGYSANLANQLDIVLALRQQYLNVQEEIIVSKELELHKATEIVNLEDFTQRCDLLVAKLKKLLADAPGSPTDGKPIPTASGELMQQFLAFMQQSEKRYHAAEVQNRESMQMLINTLKELPLGAPSGSALPVITVKLPQLQLPTFDGTYGSWHTFKDRFTASVINYPHISDVQKLEYLKSAVSGDAASCIKHINTTGVNFIVAWRILIDKFERKNDIVAEHIKPFFAMPQMSSSPQAIHDITNIATECTMALDALRVVQRDPWLIQFILERIDTESRVLWGRECGPEIPSLGMFIKFLNQRCLDVRNSAQASTKPPSGGDQNARSHSSKSQPNKHHASAFINSASSDICRCCKESSHPLDKCPIFLRQSPDERFETVKRLSLCRNCFATHMTHSCTYNRCRKCQGRHNVLLHEKYSSTTGDPSTSSPSASTVDNASDAQSSTSSTGSSATVAICSASGIHHSDSPPRVFLATALVDLQTAAGKAIPCRILLDSGAQINVIASDLANLSNLPRHPTCISVDGLGATTSRARFFVNATVVSKTTGIRIALKCYILPQIPGTFPNWPVDSSKMRIPQDIPLADPDWAVQRPVDILISGKHFWDCFLSDFISLGPGRPMLKASVFGHVVVGEDEVMSASDCLTFIATTPESSLHQVRAVEDVPVKLLQLENQFASPSHSASAHQCIVGENLLPLLLFHHPLCILVESRGFVIRQFHALEHKFHNVALQMPHCKALDDLQCVQWLKPLCDDSNRSPTQCVHHHRALTHLTRIMLQKSLQEDCIQPQPESSGSTWLTHLSLPNIQSTTAHCCRILTQRKYQVQNIMPVSEFRNASHCISCVHQLRILERAAENIAQPGSIQPRNWKWLNTLPFPLDPRTLSYQEGHMLHQDNHPIVLPKLNRLKFSIWQEYFRQLQPIHCWRKENLPQNIDIHQLAEEKSLCSYRSEDRMDHTGENVGAAGKHFIRSPKVMFSETSLHSGCHIDFRLWQEKNSN, from the exons ATGTCTCTGGAAATCCGGGGAGCAATTTTGGCCAGAATTGCCGCAGTGGAACGTTTCGTAGATGACATCACTGACGTTGATAAACAGCTGGCTGGCTATTCTGCAAATTTAGCCAATCAGTTGGACATCGTATTGGCATTGAGACAGCAATATCTCAACGTTCAGGAAGAAATCATCGTCAGCAAGGAACTTGAGCTTCACAAGGCCACTGAAATTGTCAATCTCGAAGACTTCACTCAACGCTGCGACTTGCTGGTGGCCAAACTCAAAAAACTCCTCGCTGATGCTCCCGGATCTCCTACAGATGGGAAGCCAATCCCCACGGCTTCCGGGGAGTTGATGCAACAATTTCTCGCCTTCATGCAACAATCAGAAAAGCGTTATCACGCGGCGGAGGTGCAGAATCGGGAGAGTATGCAAATGCTTATCAACACTCTGAAGGAACTCCCGTTGGGTGCCCCTAGCGGCTCTGCACTCCCCGTGATAACAGTCAAGCTCCCTCAACTGCAACTACCTACCTTTGATGGGACGTATGGCTCATGGCATACGTTCAAGGATAGATTCACTGCTTCAGTGATAAATTATCCGCACATTTCCGACGTCCAGAAGCTTGAATATCTCAAGTCAGCTGTTTCCGGTGATGCTGCATCTTGCATCAAACACATAAACACCACCGGAGTTAATTTCATTGTCGCTTGGAGAATTCTCATCGACAAGTTTGAGAGGAAGAACGACATCGTAGCGGAACATATCAAACCATTCTTCGCTATGCCCCAGATGTCCTCAAGCCCACAAGCCATTCACGACATTACCAACATCGCTACAGAGTGCACAATGGCTTTAGATGCATTGCGTGTGGTTCAACGCGACCCATGGCTGATTCAGTTCATCCTTGAGCGCATCGATACTGAATCTCGCGTGCTATGGGGTCGTGAATGCGGACCAGAGATTCCCTCTTTGGGCATGTTCATCAAGTTTCTCAATCAACGGTGTCTGGACGTCAGGAATTCAGCTCAAGCTTCAACCAAACCACCTTCCGGGGGAGACCAGAATGCTCGTTCACATTCGAGTAAATCACAGCCTAACAAACATCATGCTTCAGCCTTCATCAATTCTGCTAGTTCCGATATATGTCGGTGCTGTAAGGAGTCCTCTCATCCGCTCGACAAGTGCCCCATCTTTCTGCGTCAATCCCCGGACGAGCGGTTTGAGACGGTCAAGCGTTTGAGTCTGTGCAGGAACTGCTTCGCGACACACATGACTCACTCTTGCACCTACAACAGATGTCGCAAGTGCCAGGGGCGGCACAATGTCTTGCTTCATGAAAAATACAGTTCTACCACTGGAGATCCAAGCACCTCCAGTCCATCTGCATCAACGGTAGACAATGCTTCAGACGCTCAAAGCTCCACTAGCTCCACGGGGTCTTCTGCCACTGTTGCTATCTGTTCTGCATCGGGAATCCACCACTCTGATTCACCTCCAAGAGTTTTTCTTGCGACGGCTTTGGTGGATCTCCAAACAGCAGCTGGCAAGGCGATCCCATGCCGCATACTACTGGACAGTGGTGCTCAAATTAACGTCATTGCTTCAGATCTAGCGAACCTTTCGAATCTACCGAGACATCCAACATGCATCTCCGTCGATGGCCTTGGCGCCACGACCTCTCGCGCTAGATTCTTTGTGAACGCGACCGTAGTTTCCAAGACTACCGGCATCCGCATCGCATTGAAATGCTACATCTTGCCTCAAATCCCAGGCACGTTTCCCAATTGGCCTGTGGATTCCTCCAAAATGCGCATCCCTCAAGATATTCCCCTGGCGGATCCGGATTGGGCGGTGCAACGCCCTGTGGACATTCTCATCTCTGGCAAGCATTTCTGGGATTGCTTCCTTAGCGATTTCATCTCACTGGGCCCAGGACGTCCCATGTTGAAAGCTTCAGTGTTTGGCCATGTGGTTGTGGGAGAAGATGAGGTTATGTCTGCCTCAGATTGCTTAACGTTCATTGCCACAACTCCGGAATCTTCTTTGCATCAAGTCAGGGCAGTTGAGGATGTGCCTGTGAAGCTTTTACAATTGGAGAATCAATTTGCATCACCATCTCATTCAGCTTCGGCTCATCAGTGCATTGTGGGTGAAAATCTTCTGCCTCTGCTTCTCTTTCATCACCCTCTATGCATTCTTGTTGAGTCGCGCGGGTTTGTCATCCGACAATTCCACGCATTGGAACACAAGTTCCACAACGTTGCCTTGCAAATGCCTCACTGCAAGGCTCTTGATGATCTACAGTGTGTTCAGTGGTTGAAGCCCCTCTGTGACGACTCCAATAGGAGTCCTACTCAATGCGTGCATCATCACAGAGCGCTCACCCATCTGACTCGAATCATGCttcaaaaatctcttcaaGAAGACTGCATTCAGCCTCAGCCTGAGTCGTCGGGGTCAACTTGGTTGACTCATTTATCTTTGCCCAATATACAGTCCACTACCGCTCACTGTTGCAGAATTCTGACACAAAGGAAGTACCAAGTTCAGAACATCATGCCAGTGTCAGAATTCAGGAACGCTTCACATTGCATCTCGTGTGTGCACCAGCTGAGAATCCTCGAGAGAGCTGCAGAGAACATTGCGCAGCCGGGGAGCATTCAGCCGCGCAATTGGAAGTGGCTGAATACTCTGCCATTTCCCCTCGATCCCCGGACATTGAGTTATCAGGAAGGTCACATGCTACACCAAGATAATCATCCCATCGTCTTGCCAAAGCTCAATCGCCTGAAGTTCAGCATTTGGCAAGAATACTTCCGGCAACTCCAACCAATCCATTGCTGGCGAAAGGAGAATCTTCCGCAGAACATAGACATTCATCAGCTTGCGGAGGAGAAATCTCTGTGCTCCTATCGGTCGGAAGACCGAATGGACCACACCGGGGAGAATGTTGGGGCCGCTGGGAAACATTTTATACGCAGCCCAAAAGTGATGTTTTCTGAAACGTCACTTCACTCTGGGTGTCACATCGACTTCCGTTTATGGC AAGAGAAGAACTCAAATTAA
- the LOC129796931 gene encoding prefoldin subunit 3 — MSSVEMPKLPDSQKTYAGIPEAVFVEDVDTFMAQSENENNSDKVLRKLDEQHGKYKFMELNIATKRRKLKQQIPDLAKSLEMINILRNQSDDMETQFLLSEQVFVKTTIQPTKTVCLWLGANIMLEYPLDEAEELLKQNMDSAIVNLKCLEHDQDFLRDQLTTTEVNMARVYNWDLKRRQAAKAASTTPASS; from the exons ATGTCCTCGGTAGAGATGCCTAAACTGCCTGATAGTCAGAAGACGTACGCAGGAATCCCGGAAGCTGTATTTGTT GAGGATGTGGACACATTCATGGCACAATCTGAGAATGAGAACAACAGCGACAAGGTTCTGAGGAAATTGGATGAGCAACATGGAAAGTATAAATTCATGGAGCTCAATATTGCGACAAAACGACGGAAGCTGAAGCAGCAAATCCCTGATTTGGCCAAATCCCTCGAGATGATCAATATCCTGAGGAATCAATCGGATGACATGGAGACGCAGTTCCTTCTGAGTGAGCAGGTCTTTGTGAAGACAACGATTCAACCGACAAAGACGGTGTGTTTGTGGCTTGGAGCTAACATTATGCTGGAGTACCCTCTGGATGAGGCTGAAGAGCTCTTAAAGCAAAATATGGATTCAGCCATTGTGAACCTCAAGTGTTTGGAGCACGATCAGGATTTCCTTCGTGATCAGCTGACCACAACGGAGGTGAATATGGCACGTGTGTATAATTGGGACTTGAAGAGGCGACAAGCAGCAAAAGCAGCCTCCACAACTCCAGCCAGCTCATAA
- the LOC129796928 gene encoding fumarate hydratase, mitochondrial-like — MAFRLVTHQVARRGGLLSAREIFSKTAQSAFSVSARKMENVRIETDTFGELKVPADRYYGAQTMRSVLNFPIGGPSERMPEPIIKAMGVLKKAAALVNKEYGLDGRVADAISQAADDVISGKLYEEGHFPLVIWQTGSGTQTNMNVNEVISNRAIEILGGKLGSKDPVHPNDHVNKSQSSNDTFPTAIHVAVARELVENLKPGIQTLHDALNAKAKEFHDIIKIGRTHTMDAVPLTLGQEFSGYVQQLKFALDRIDAVLPRVYMLALGGTAVGTGLNTRVGFAEKTAAKIAELTRLPFVSAPNKFEALAARDAMVEVSGCLNTIATSIMKIANDIRFLGSGPRCGLGELMLPENEPGSSIMPGKVNPTQCESITMICAQVMGNSVAVTVGGSNGHFELNVFKPLIASNVLRSIRLLADGSRTFTSNCVNGIEANKDRIAQIMNESLMLVTALNPHIGYDKAAKIAKTAHKEGTTLKESALKLGYLTEQQFAEWVRPQDMLGPK, encoded by the coding sequence ATGGCTTTTCGCTTAGTAACTCACCAAGTAGCACGACGTGGGGGTCTGCTATCGGCGCGcgaaatttttagtaaaacagCGCAAAGTGCATTTAGTGTGTCAGCCAGGAAGATGGAAAATGTTCGTATTGAAACTGATACCTTTGGAGAACTGAAGGTACCCGCTGATCGCTACTATGGGGCCCAGACGATGAGATCTGTGCTGAATTTCCCCATTGGTGGACCGTCTGAGCGAATGCCAGAGCCAATCATTAAGGCCATGGGAGTGCTGAAGAAGGCAGCAGCACTTGTGAACAAGGAGTACGGATTGGATGGACGTGTAGCTGATGCCATCTCGCAGGCAGCCGATGATGTTATCTCCGGGAAGCTGTACGAGGAGGGACACTTTCCTCTGGTGATCTGGCAAACGGGATCCGGAACACAGACCAATATGAATGTGAATGAGGTGATTAGCAACCGGGCTATTGAGATTCTCGGCGGGAAACTCGGTTCTAAGGATCCTGTACACCCCAATGATCACGTCAACAAGTCCCAGAGCTCCAATGATACCTTCCCAACTGCCATACATGTTGCTGTTGCCAGGGAGCTCGTTGAGAACCTGAAACCCGGCATCCAGACCCTCCATGATGCATTGAATGCCAAGGCCAAGGAATTCCACGATATTATCAAAATTGGGCGTACGCACACAATGGATGCTGTCCCATTGACCCTCGGGCAGGAGTTCAGTGGGTACGTACAGCAACTTAAATTTGCTCTAGATAGAATCGATGCTGTACTTCCGCGAGTCTATATGTTGGCTCTTGGTGGCACTGCTGTTGGTACTGGCCTCAATACTCGTGTGGGATTCGCCGAGAAGACTGCTGCCAAGATTGCTGAACTAACTAGGCTTCCCTTTGTCTCAGCACCAAATAAATTTGAAGCTCTTGCTGCCAGAGATGCCATGGTTGAGGTGTCCGGATGCCTCAATACAATCGCCACGAGTATCATGAAGATTGCCAATGATATTCGTTTCCTCGGTTCAGGACCTCGCTGTGGCCTTGGGGAACTTATGCTGCCAGAAAATGAACCTGGAAGTTCCATTATGCCCGGAAAAGTGAACCCCACACAGTGCGAATCAATCACGATGATTTGTGCACAAGTTATGGGAAACAGCGTGGCTGTGACCGTTGGTGGCTCAAATGGGCATTTTGAGCTCAATGTGTTCAAGCCCCTCATTGCATCCAATGTCCTGAGATCCATTCGTCTCCTCGCCGATGGGAGTCGCACTTTCACATCCAACTGCGTCAATGGAATTGAGGCAAATAAAGATCGCATTGCACAAATCATGAATGAATCCCTGATGCTCGTAACGGCACTCAATCCCCACATTGGTTACGACAAGGCTGCCAAGATCGCCAAGACGGCACACAAGGAAGGGACAACCCTCAAGGAATCCGCTCTCAAGCTGGGCTATCTCACGGAACAACAATTTGCAGAATGGGTGCGCCCACAGGACATGCTTGGCCCTAAATAA
- the LOC129796930 gene encoding c-Myc-binding protein homolog: MAYKPIDSRRDDYRKFLERNGVMETLTKVLCKLMLQYEKDDNKDDAIDFIRKNLGDAVYESDVITSLRAQLEESRKEIEDLKRQIQELKDGGAPPANEVAAAEEVAQEKVNSPREAEPVVPATQEEVKQSESVEAEKMDVSSDQKEKEEKSEENAAEPATEEVAAKVDTPAEVIAETTDAAKDDTPASPPAAEAEVPKDAPSAVESPPSKEAAAAEGEKA, from the exons ATGGCATACAAG CCCATTGACTCGCGACGCGATGACTATCGCAAGTTCTTGGAGAGGAATGGCGTGATGGAGACACTCACGAAAGTGTTGTGCAAGCTAATGCTTCAGTATGAGAAAGACGACAACAAGGACGATGCCATTGACTTTATCCGGAAGAATTTGGGCGATGCTGTCTACGAGAGTGATGTGATTACCTCACTCAGGGCACAGCTGGAGGAGAGTCGCAAGGAGATTGAGGATCTCAAGAGGCAGATTCAGGAATTGAAGGATGGGGGAGCACCTCCGGCAAATGAAGTTGCAGCAGCAGAGGAGGTTGCTCAGGAGAAGGTGAACTCCCCAAGGGAGGCAGAGCCCGTGGTGCCAGCGACACAGGAGGAAGTTAAGCAGTCAGAGAGCGTTGAGGCAGAGAAGATGGACGTCTCGAGTGACCAGAAGGAGAAGGAAGAGAAGAGTGAGGAAAATGCTGCTGAGCCAGCAACTGAGGAAGTAGCTGCGAAAGTTGATACCCCAGCTGAGGTGATTGCTGAAACAACTGACGCTGCAAAAGATGATACCCCGGCAAGTCCACCAGCTGCTGAGGCAGAAGTGCCGAAAGATGCTCCGTCCGCCGTGGAATCGCCTCCGTCCAAAGAGGCAGCAGCAGCCGAGGGTGAGAAGGCATAA
- the LOC129796933 gene encoding protein GVQW3-like, whose protein sequence is MDKLEYRAVIKFLTKERTAPSDIHKRLQAVYGKDAPSRSTVKAWARQFRLGKQSIGDEPRSGRPVEATGDDMVLKINELITENNQLTKKQLANMLNISSERVLWILHDKLGMNKVAGRWIRSTSSTSKNQQQDHNDEGD, encoded by the coding sequence ATGGACAAACTTGAGTACAGAGCtgttattaaatttctaaCAAAAGAAAGGACAGCACCAAGTGATATTCATAAGCGTCTGCAGGCTGTCTATGGGAAGGACGCTCCATCACGTTCAACGGTAAAAGCGTGGGCACGACAATTTCGCCTTGGAAAACAATCCATAGGCGACGAACCCCGCAGTGGACGACCAGTGGAGGCGACTGGTGACGATATggtgttaaaaattaatgaactcATCACAGAAAACAATCAATTAACAAAGAAGCAACTAGCCAATATGCTCAACATTTCCAGTGAACGTGTTTTATGGATTTTGCATGACAAATTAGGTATGAACAAGGTTGCCGGTCGGTGGATACGTTCAACAAGCTCAACAAGCAAAAACCAGCAACAAGATCACAATGATGAAGGTGATTAA
- the LOC129796932 gene encoding 39S ribosomal protein L51, mitochondrial — MSFLKNILSRALSNLPPTPQVQAIRFRYHADKVARGPLVRRHGYRDPIIQGGLLPRYDCGRKLPMPVYKPKNPYSLRRSVLGQNDYIDILGNDKLHPTKVLYSLPSWLRGASGNEYQLLLRKRKVLSKGLYPIVRPTKWNHMQKRIKYLYYWLNKKTKTGYAQDK; from the exons atgtcatttttgAAGAATATCTTGTCTCGGGCATTGAGTAATCTGCCTCCTACGCCTCAGGTGCAAGCAATTAGATTTCGCTATCATGCAGATAAAGTAGCACGTGGTCCACTTGTTCGGAGGCACGGCTATAGAGACCCAATCATTCAAGGAGGACTCCTACCTCGCTATGATTGCGGCCGGAAACTCCCAATGCCGGTCTACAA GCCAAAGAATCCTTACTCGTTGAGACGATCTGTTCTGGGGCAGAATGACTACATTGATATCCTTGGAAATGACAAATTGCACCCAACAAAGGTTCTCTATTCACTCCCATCGTGGCTTCGTGGAGCCTCTGGAAATGAATATCAGCTACTCCTGAGAAAGCGAAAGGTACTCAGCAAAGGTCTCTATCCCATCGTTCGTCCAACTAAGTGGAATCACATGCAGAAGCGTATCAAATACCTCTACTACTGGCTCAATAAGAAAACTAAAACAGGATATGCACAGGATAAGTAG